In Rhodococcus sp. OK302, one genomic interval encodes:
- the folE gene encoding GTP cyclohydrolase I FolE has protein sequence MSVNDVASDLVSLGTGRQFDQARAEAAVRELLIAVGEDPDRQGLIDTPARVARSYREIFAGLYTEPDEALNTTFDEGHQELVLVRDIPMFSTCEHHLVSFHGVAHVGYIPGKSGKVTGLSKLARVVDLYAKRPQVQERLTSQIADALMRKLDPRGAIVVIEAEHLCMAMRGIRKPGASTTTSAVRGLLQSSAASRSEALDLILRK, from the coding sequence TGGTGTCGCTTGGAACAGGGCGCCAGTTCGATCAGGCCCGGGCAGAAGCAGCAGTTCGTGAATTGCTGATCGCGGTGGGCGAAGATCCCGACCGTCAAGGTCTGATCGATACCCCGGCCCGTGTGGCACGGTCGTACCGGGAGATCTTTGCCGGGCTGTACACCGAGCCGGATGAGGCGCTCAACACGACGTTCGACGAAGGCCATCAGGAATTGGTGCTGGTGCGGGACATTCCGATGTTCTCCACCTGCGAGCACCACCTGGTGTCCTTCCACGGGGTCGCCCACGTCGGCTACATTCCGGGTAAATCCGGAAAGGTCACGGGTCTGTCCAAGCTTGCTCGCGTGGTCGATCTGTATGCCAAGCGGCCGCAGGTGCAGGAACGTCTGACCAGCCAGATCGCCGACGCTCTGATGCGCAAGCTCGATCCTCGCGGTGCGATTGTCGTCATCGAGGCCGAGCACTTGTGCATGGCAATGCGTGGCATTCGCAAGCCCGGAGCGAGCACAACGACGTCGGCGGTTCGTGGGCTCCTTCAGTCCAGTGCTGCTTCGCGTTCCGAGGCTCTGGACCTCATACTTCGTAAGTGA
- a CDS encoding DUF3180 domain-containing protein, with amino-acid sequence MKPTKISELLVLAVVAAVATWILIRVFYGSMPPIPVYAGASLYLAAGAEVVIAFVIRSRIKERQVGDGYRQLHPITAARILALAKASVLVGSATAGVWIGALVYLIPQRSVLRAAAADTPGAWVGLGAAIALVAAALWLEHCCRTPEDTPDEPAH; translated from the coding sequence ATGAAGCCGACAAAGATCAGTGAACTCCTGGTTTTGGCAGTGGTGGCGGCGGTCGCCACGTGGATTCTGATTCGTGTGTTCTACGGTTCGATGCCGCCGATTCCGGTGTACGCAGGTGCTTCGCTGTATTTGGCTGCCGGAGCCGAAGTTGTGATCGCGTTTGTCATTCGGTCCCGGATCAAAGAGCGACAGGTCGGCGACGGGTACCGACAGCTTCATCCGATCACCGCTGCTCGGATACTTGCACTCGCTAAAGCGTCCGTTTTGGTCGGTTCAGCTACCGCTGGTGTGTGGATTGGGGCGTTGGTGTATCTCATCCCACAACGATCGGTTTTGAGGGCCGCCGCCGCTGACACACCAGGGGCTTGGGTCGGGCTGGGTGCCGCAATTGCGCTGGTAGCGGCTGCTTTGTGGCTCGAACACTGCTGCCGGACGCCGGAAGATACACCTGACGAGCCAGCTCACTGA
- a CDS encoding AraC family transcriptional regulator, giving the protein MDALSMMLSGSRAEGAFLLRSLLDPPWSLRIEDHAPVTVLAVLHGSAVVISDTGQTENLATGDVALLRGPDSYTVADHPDTPIHVIIDEMQNCTAVDGSPLEDMSVLGIRTWGNSTNGQTVMLTGTYRLDSYVSRQILDSLAPVAVVRRSTETESMTTLLGQQISADGPGQEVLLDRLLDLVLISTVRTWFTKHPDHAPQWITAYEDPVIGHALRLMHNRPEHRWTVESLAHETGCSRAAFARRFTAQLGIGPVGYLTQWRLSVAANLLADPSRTVSSIAREVGYSSPFALTTAFTRHHGMSPRSFREAGLVSCDRRQLTGAMTHTAERTE; this is encoded by the coding sequence ATGGATGCACTGTCGATGATGCTGTCGGGATCGCGAGCAGAGGGAGCATTTCTGCTGCGTTCGCTTCTTGATCCGCCCTGGTCACTTCGCATCGAAGACCACGCGCCAGTCACGGTGCTGGCTGTCCTCCACGGCAGTGCCGTCGTCATCTCCGATACCGGCCAGACCGAGAACCTTGCAACCGGAGACGTCGCACTTCTGCGCGGACCCGACTCTTACACGGTCGCCGACCATCCCGACACCCCGATTCACGTCATCATCGACGAAATGCAGAACTGCACAGCGGTCGACGGTTCACCACTCGAGGACATGTCGGTTCTCGGCATTCGCACCTGGGGCAACTCGACGAACGGCCAGACCGTCATGCTCACGGGCACATACCGTTTGGACAGCTACGTCAGTCGGCAGATTCTCGACAGTCTTGCTCCTGTCGCGGTCGTACGACGAAGTACCGAAACAGAGTCGATGACAACGCTTCTGGGACAACAGATATCCGCCGACGGACCCGGACAGGAAGTCTTGCTTGATCGTCTCCTCGACTTGGTTCTGATTTCAACCGTCCGAACGTGGTTCACCAAGCATCCGGATCATGCACCACAGTGGATCACAGCGTACGAAGATCCCGTCATCGGTCATGCCTTGCGGCTCATGCACAACCGACCGGAACACCGGTGGACCGTCGAAAGCTTGGCCCATGAAACCGGCTGTTCCCGTGCCGCTTTCGCGCGCCGATTCACCGCACAATTGGGCATCGGACCAGTTGGGTATCTGACGCAATGGCGACTCTCCGTTGCCGCGAATCTACTCGCCGACCCGAGCCGGACGGTGTCGTCCATCGCACGAGAAGTGGGCTACTCCAGTCCCTTTGCGCTGACGACGGCATTCACCCGCCATCACGGCATGAGTCCGAGATCGTTCCGCGAAGCGGGACTAGTGAGCTGCGACCGCCGCCAACTCACGGGTGCAATGACGCACACCGCTGAGCGCACCGAGTAG
- a CDS encoding type III pantothenate kinase produces the protein MLLTVDVRNTNIVLGLFTGVGEYSKLVQDWRMRTDPRMTADELALTFRGLLGQHVDQITGVAALSTVPSVLREIRVMLERYWGHVPHVVVEPGVRTGVPLLVDNPKEVGADRIVNSLAAHYLYESACIVVDFGTSTCIDVVSAKGEFLGGCIAPGLEISTDALASQSAALRKVELVRPRSVVGKNTVECMQSGAVFGFAGLVDGLVRRVREELPEFSGPDVAVIATGDSAPLIIPESSTIEHLERDLTLEGLRLVFERNQARRGSGRRPVE, from the coding sequence GTGCTGCTCACGGTCGATGTGCGGAACACCAACATCGTTCTCGGCCTGTTCACCGGGGTCGGTGAGTATTCGAAGCTGGTGCAGGACTGGCGAATGCGTACCGACCCGCGGATGACAGCTGACGAGTTGGCGTTGACGTTCCGGGGGCTGCTGGGTCAGCACGTCGATCAAATCACCGGAGTTGCTGCGCTGTCGACTGTTCCGTCGGTGTTGCGTGAGATTCGGGTGATGCTCGAACGCTACTGGGGGCATGTTCCGCATGTGGTGGTCGAGCCCGGGGTCCGTACCGGGGTGCCGCTCCTGGTGGACAACCCCAAAGAGGTCGGTGCCGACCGGATCGTGAACAGTCTTGCCGCGCACTATCTTTACGAGAGTGCGTGCATCGTCGTCGATTTCGGTACCTCGACGTGTATCGACGTCGTTTCGGCCAAGGGGGAGTTCCTCGGCGGTTGTATCGCGCCCGGGCTCGAAATCTCGACCGATGCCTTGGCGTCGCAGTCTGCCGCGCTGCGCAAGGTCGAGTTGGTCCGTCCGCGTTCGGTGGTCGGAAAGAACACGGTGGAGTGCATGCAGTCCGGGGCCGTGTTCGGGTTTGCCGGACTGGTCGACGGGTTGGTGCGCCGTGTCCGCGAGGAGTTGCCGGAGTTCAGTGGCCCCGATGTGGCCGTCATAGCTACCGGAGACAGTGCGCCCCTGATCATTCCGGAATCCTCCACCATCGAACATCTCGAACGTGATCTCACTCTGGAAGGGCTGAGGTTGGTGTTCGAACGCAATCAGGCACGTCGTGGATCGGGTCGTCGGCCGGTCGAGTGA
- a CDS encoding DUF6779 domain-containing protein — protein sequence MTNSGRSKSARRSKRSASQMIVAGLLALAVIASLFLIFSNSVQLLRVGLVVALWAATLGAIAMTKYRRESALDKAKVADLQTVYELQLEREISARREYELSVEGRVRREVSADAEELSALRAELVALRRNLEALFDGGLLPERPALKADSTRVGELGGGPYRAYQPAASGLYVPGAGQNATGSPSPQVGGLASPSPQVGGLASPNDGPVTAETTVVFAETSWRESFAKNPGSKTVPVKGNSQKAQRVHDAEVFEDRAPSAPKLAVPVVEESVVEEVVVEEVVVEEAAGVQESAVDAPDAPVTEAESESSDEPRRRRRAVPEDADSGAHSNGLTVAEIMANLSSANSGEGSGRRRRREE from the coding sequence ATGACGAATTCTGGTCGATCGAAGTCTGCGCGCCGTAGCAAGCGCAGCGCGAGCCAGATGATCGTTGCCGGTCTTCTTGCTCTCGCCGTCATCGCATCACTGTTCCTGATCTTCAGTAACAGTGTTCAACTCCTTCGCGTGGGACTGGTGGTGGCGCTCTGGGCAGCCACCCTGGGCGCGATCGCGATGACCAAATACCGTCGCGAATCAGCACTCGACAAAGCCAAGGTCGCAGATCTGCAGACCGTCTACGAGCTACAACTCGAGCGTGAGATCTCGGCGCGACGAGAATACGAATTGAGTGTCGAGGGCCGCGTCCGCCGCGAAGTCAGTGCCGACGCCGAAGAACTGTCCGCTCTGCGAGCGGAACTAGTGGCGCTGCGACGCAATCTCGAAGCGCTCTTCGACGGTGGTCTGCTTCCCGAGCGGCCAGCTCTGAAAGCTGATTCGACCCGCGTCGGAGAGCTTGGCGGAGGTCCGTATCGGGCTTATCAGCCGGCCGCATCGGGTCTGTATGTACCCGGAGCCGGGCAAAATGCCACCGGATCGCCGAGTCCTCAAGTGGGTGGCCTCGCCTCGCCGAGCCCTCAGGTGGGGGGCCTCGCTTCGCCCAACGACGGTCCGGTCACAGCCGAGACCACAGTCGTGTTCGCCGAAACTTCGTGGCGTGAGTCCTTTGCGAAAAACCCGGGATCGAAAACTGTTCCGGTGAAAGGTAATTCGCAGAAGGCTCAGCGTGTTCACGATGCCGAGGTATTCGAAGACCGCGCCCCGTCGGCACCAAAACTTGCCGTACCTGTTGTCGAAGAGTCCGTTGTCGAAGAAGTTGTCGTCGAAGAAGTGGTGGTCGAAGAGGCCGCTGGTGTCCAAGAATCTGCCGTGGATGCGCCGGACGCCCCAGTCACAGAGGCGGAATCCGAATCCTCGGACGAGCCGCGTCGTCGACGTCGTGCTGTTCCGGAAGACGCGGACAGCGGTGCGCATTCCAATGGGCTGACGGTTGCCGAGATCATGGCGAATCTCAGTTCCGCGAATTCAGGAGAAGGCTCGGGGCGTCGTCGGCGTCGTGAGGAGTGA
- the folK gene encoding 2-amino-4-hydroxy-6-hydroxymethyldihydropteridine diphosphokinase: MTRAVLSIGSNIGDSLAHLQSAVDGLGDAVVAVSRVYSTAPWGGVEQQDFLNAVILVDDPNAGSYDWLLRARKLEEDADRVRDQRWGPRSLDVDVVDCEGIVSADPELTLPHPRAHQRAFVLIPWLDVDPGATLAVDGAVVSAAQILQGLDQSEREGVLATDSVLLR; the protein is encoded by the coding sequence ATGACTCGGGCCGTTCTGTCGATCGGTTCCAACATAGGAGACAGCCTGGCTCACCTGCAGTCTGCGGTGGACGGACTCGGCGACGCTGTCGTGGCAGTGTCACGGGTCTATTCGACGGCCCCGTGGGGTGGCGTCGAGCAGCAGGATTTCCTCAACGCGGTGATCCTGGTCGACGATCCGAATGCCGGCAGCTACGACTGGCTTCTGCGGGCCCGGAAACTCGAAGAAGATGCTGATCGGGTTCGGGATCAACGCTGGGGGCCGCGCAGTCTGGACGTCGACGTCGTGGACTGTGAAGGGATTGTCAGTGCCGATCCGGAGTTGACCTTGCCGCACCCGCGCGCACATCAGCGGGCATTTGTTCTCATTCCCTGGCTCGACGTCGATCCGGGCGCGACGTTGGCGGTCGATGGTGCTGTGGTGTCGGCGGCGCAGATACTTCAGGGTCTTGATCAATCGGAGCGAGAGGGAGTACTCGCAACGGATTCGGTTCTCCTTCGGTGA
- a CDS encoding Rossmann-like and DUF2520 domain-containing protein, translating to MTSFGITNGPVPARLTVGIVSAGRVGTAVGAALERAGHIVGACSAVSAASVARAAKRLPESEILPAADVAARSELLILAVPDDQLADLVKGLAATQSVKPGTLVAHTSGANGIAILAPLTDLGALPLAIHPAMTFTGHDEDTARLSSACFGITAADDIGYAIAQSLVLEIGGEPVRVREENRALYHAALAHGSNHLVTLVVDAVEALRASLEGDELLGQQLIDGDPGGVAERVLQPLLSAALDNALRRGPSALTGPVARGDTEAVATHLRVLTDLDPELAAGYRAMSLRSAQRVGAPTTLFDILTETGGDRRE from the coding sequence GTGACTTCCTTCGGGATCACTAATGGACCTGTGCCTGCGCGATTGACAGTTGGAATTGTCTCGGCAGGTCGGGTCGGAACTGCTGTAGGTGCCGCGCTGGAGCGTGCCGGACATATCGTCGGCGCTTGTTCCGCGGTGTCCGCAGCTTCAGTTGCACGGGCGGCCAAGCGTCTTCCCGAGTCCGAAATCCTTCCGGCCGCCGATGTTGCTGCACGCTCCGAACTGCTGATCCTTGCTGTTCCGGATGATCAGTTGGCGGACTTGGTCAAGGGCCTGGCAGCGACGCAGTCGGTAAAGCCCGGCACCCTTGTTGCTCATACTTCCGGGGCCAACGGCATCGCCATCTTGGCGCCGCTGACGGACCTGGGCGCCCTTCCGCTGGCCATTCATCCGGCGATGACGTTCACCGGCCACGACGAGGACACCGCACGGTTGTCGTCGGCATGTTTCGGAATCACGGCCGCAGACGACATCGGATATGCGATCGCGCAGTCGCTCGTTCTGGAAATCGGTGGCGAGCCGGTACGCGTTCGCGAAGAGAACCGCGCGCTCTATCACGCTGCGCTGGCGCACGGCAGTAATCACCTGGTCACGCTGGTGGTGGATGCCGTCGAGGCTCTGCGCGCATCGTTGGAGGGTGACGAGCTGCTCGGTCAGCAACTGATCGACGGTGATCCGGGTGGCGTCGCCGAACGAGTTTTGCAGCCACTCCTTTCTGCTGCTTTGGACAACGCGTTGCGACGCGGCCCTTCGGCCCTGACCGGGCCGGTGGCTCGCGGTGATACCGAGGCCGTTGCGACACATTTACGAGTACTGACGGATCTCGACCCGGAGCTTGCAGCCGGATATCGGGCGATGTCTTTGCGATCGGCCCAGCGGGTGGGCGCCCCCACCACATTGTTCGACATCTTGACTGAAACAGGAGGTGACCGTCGTGAGTGA
- a CDS encoding rhodanese-like domain-containing protein, which produces MTIDQMLDDARTQIDRMYIFQLTEAFHRGAIFVDIRPQAQRAIEGTLPGALAIERNVLEWRLDPSSSAHLALATDHDVEWVIVCSEGYTSSLAAASLQQLGLRNATDLAGGYKAIKAAGLLGALSGVRHCTRELAAVAAH; this is translated from the coding sequence ATGACTATCGACCAAATGCTTGACGACGCCCGCACTCAGATCGATCGCATGTACATTTTCCAGCTCACCGAGGCATTCCACCGCGGGGCGATCTTTGTCGATATTCGCCCGCAGGCTCAGCGCGCCATTGAAGGAACCCTTCCCGGCGCTCTCGCCATCGAGCGCAATGTCCTCGAATGGCGTCTCGATCCCAGCAGCAGCGCGCACCTCGCTCTGGCCACCGACCACGACGTCGAGTGGGTCATCGTCTGCTCCGAGGGATACACCTCGAGCCTGGCAGCTGCGTCGTTGCAGCAGCTCGGCCTGCGAAACGCTACCGATCTCGCGGGCGGATACAAGGCCATCAAGGCCGCCGGACTACTCGGTGCGCTCAGCGGTGTGCGTCATTGCACCCGTGAGTTGGCGGCGGTCGCAGCTCACTAG
- a CDS encoding anthrone oxygenase family protein, whose amino-acid sequence MLEVLIGLTAFGALLAGGALFAFSSFVMPALRSVDAHSAITSMQAMNVEAPRSALMLPLVGSAVMAIAAAVWASISRPEGWVLALVGCVGVLAAFAVTVIYHVPRNDAFASVGTADEASWIAYAAGWTMWNHVRVGLYLASGIVLAVSAVLPAIRTVDAAQ is encoded by the coding sequence ATGTTGGAAGTCCTGATCGGGTTGACCGCTTTCGGCGCGTTACTGGCCGGTGGCGCATTGTTCGCATTTTCGTCTTTCGTGATGCCGGCTCTGCGATCGGTGGATGCGCACTCCGCAATCACGTCGATGCAGGCGATGAATGTCGAAGCGCCGCGTAGCGCGTTGATGCTGCCTCTGGTGGGATCGGCAGTCATGGCGATCGCTGCAGCAGTCTGGGCATCGATATCGAGACCGGAAGGCTGGGTTCTTGCCCTCGTCGGATGCGTCGGCGTTCTCGCTGCGTTTGCCGTGACCGTGATCTACCACGTCCCCCGCAACGACGCATTTGCATCGGTCGGGACTGCCGACGAAGCATCCTGGATTGCTTACGCGGCCGGCTGGACGATGTGGAATCACGTTCGCGTCGGCCTCTACCTGGCGTCGGGAATCGTGCTCGCCGTCTCAGCAGTACTACCAGCGATACGCACGGTGGACGCGGCCCAGTAG
- the panC gene encoding pantoate--beta-alanine ligase produces MSDLQGGYKRGELTVHHDADKLRRVSRALRGVGRQVALVPTMGALHAGHIELVRQAKLTGAVVIVSIFVNPLQFGTGEDLDAYPRTLDADLELLRAEGVELVFAPTVKTMYPRGQRTTILPGPLGSELEGGARPTHFAGMLTVVAKLLQIAAPNHAYFGEKDYQQLTLIRQMVWDLNFDVQIIGVPTVREFDGLALSSRNRYLDEGQRTAAVALSAALIAGAHAAAGGAEGILETARAVLAAVPEIEVDYLEVRGVDLGPAPERGDGRLLVAAKLGTTRLIDNVGVAVGTGFLERDTDPSADAVDDLLAH; encoded by the coding sequence GTGAGTGATTTGCAGGGCGGATACAAGCGCGGCGAACTGACAGTGCACCACGATGCGGACAAGCTTCGGCGGGTCTCGCGGGCATTGCGTGGCGTCGGACGCCAGGTGGCATTGGTGCCGACGATGGGTGCGCTTCATGCCGGGCACATCGAGCTGGTTCGTCAGGCAAAGCTCACGGGCGCCGTTGTGATCGTGTCGATCTTCGTCAACCCGCTGCAGTTCGGCACCGGCGAGGATCTGGACGCGTACCCGCGCACTCTTGACGCCGATCTGGAACTGCTTCGCGCCGAGGGCGTCGAGTTGGTGTTCGCACCGACAGTCAAGACGATGTACCCGCGTGGCCAGCGCACCACGATCCTGCCGGGGCCGTTGGGCAGCGAACTCGAAGGCGGCGCACGTCCGACGCACTTTGCGGGCATGTTGACGGTGGTGGCGAAGCTGCTGCAGATCGCTGCTCCCAATCACGCGTACTTCGGCGAGAAGGATTACCAGCAGCTGACGCTGATCCGTCAGATGGTGTGGGATCTCAACTTCGACGTGCAGATCATCGGGGTTCCGACGGTCCGTGAGTTCGACGGTTTGGCTTTGTCCTCGCGTAACCGCTACCTCGACGAGGGTCAGCGCACGGCTGCTGTTGCATTGTCGGCGGCCCTGATTGCCGGCGCACATGCCGCAGCGGGCGGAGCCGAAGGAATTCTCGAGACCGCACGCGCTGTGCTGGCTGCGGTTCCCGAGATCGAGGTGGATTACCTCGAGGTTCGCGGCGTTGATCTCGGACCCGCTCCGGAGCGCGGCGACGGCCGTTTGTTGGTGGCCGCCAAGCTCGGTACGACGCGTCTGATCGACAACGTGGGTGTTGCTGTGGGAACAGGATTCCTCGAGCGCGACACCGATCCTTCCGCTGACGCTGTAGACGACCTGCTCGCTCACTGA
- the folB gene encoding dihydroneopterin aldolase, with protein MGDRIELRGLKVRGNHGVFDHEKRDGQDFFIDITVWMDLAPAAASDNLEHTLHYGELAEAAAAIVGGPSRDLIETVAAEIADNVMTDARVESVEVVVHKPSAPIPLVFADVAVVAYRTRQK; from the coding sequence ATGGGTGATCGGATCGAGTTGCGAGGGCTGAAGGTTCGAGGCAACCACGGCGTCTTCGACCACGAAAAGCGTGATGGCCAAGACTTTTTCATCGACATCACCGTGTGGATGGATTTGGCTCCGGCAGCCGCGTCGGACAATCTCGAGCACACCCTGCATTACGGGGAGTTGGCCGAGGCCGCCGCTGCGATCGTCGGCGGTCCGTCGCGGGATCTCATCGAAACTGTTGCCGCTGAGATCGCAGACAACGTAATGACCGACGCGCGGGTGGAGAGCGTCGAGGTTGTCGTTCACAAGCCGTCGGCGCCCATTCCGTTGGTTTTTGCCGATGTTGCCGTCGTCGCGTATCGAACGAGGCAGAAATGA
- a CDS encoding cysteine dioxygenase, translating to MPTRLRTADLLRLTDEGANGVLDGRFDHLIPEAFSTTERWATRLHSDDDVDVWLISWVPERNTELHDHAGSFGALTVLSGSLTEYRWAGEELLERQLDAGDQAAFQLGWVHDVVRTPEASSEPIEISADSPTLSVHAYSPPLTAMSFYEVTDHRTLRRTRTELTDQPEGA from the coding sequence TTGCCGACGCGGTTGCGTACCGCTGACCTCCTTCGCCTCACTGACGAGGGTGCCAACGGTGTTCTCGACGGACGTTTCGACCACCTCATTCCCGAGGCGTTTTCCACCACGGAGCGCTGGGCAACTCGCCTGCATTCCGACGACGACGTCGATGTCTGGCTCATCAGTTGGGTGCCGGAACGCAACACCGAATTGCATGACCATGCAGGATCTTTCGGTGCGCTCACGGTGCTCAGTGGTTCGCTCACCGAATATCGTTGGGCTGGTGAAGAATTGCTGGAGCGTCAACTCGACGCCGGCGATCAGGCGGCCTTTCAACTCGGGTGGGTACACGACGTCGTACGGACGCCGGAGGCATCCAGTGAGCCAATCGAAATCAGTGCTGATTCACCAACTTTGAGTGTTCATGCCTACTCTCCGCCGTTGACGGCAATGTCCTTCTACGAAGTGACGGATCACCGCACACTTCGCCGCACCCGTACCGAGCTGACCGACCAGCCCGAAGGAGCCTGA
- the panD gene encoding aspartate 1-decarboxylase: MFRTMMKSKIHRATVTHADLHYVGSVTVDQDLMDAADLLEGEQVCIVDIDNGARLETYVIAGERGTGVIGINGAAAHLVKPGDLVILIAYGVMNEQEVKEYQPRVVFVDADNKQIELGSDPAHAPEGSGLITPRMLSTLDASRESSLV; encoded by the coding sequence ATGTTTCGCACAATGATGAAGTCGAAGATCCACCGCGCCACGGTGACGCACGCCGACCTGCATTACGTCGGCTCGGTCACCGTCGATCAGGATCTGATGGATGCTGCTGATCTGCTCGAAGGTGAGCAGGTGTGCATCGTCGACATCGACAACGGCGCCCGGCTCGAGACTTATGTCATTGCGGGCGAGCGTGGCACGGGTGTCATCGGAATTAACGGTGCGGCAGCGCATTTGGTCAAGCCTGGCGATCTGGTCATCCTTATCGCATATGGCGTGATGAACGAGCAGGAAGTCAAGGAATATCAGCCGCGCGTGGTGTTCGTCGACGCTGACAACAAGCAGATCGAACTCGGCAGTGATCCGGCACATGCGCCGGAAGGCTCCGGTTTGATCACGCCGCGCATGCTGTCGACTTTGGATGCTTCGCGCGAATCCAGCCTGGTGTAG
- a CDS encoding NAD(P)H-binding protein codes for MTTTPGIQSAVVIGGTGKTGKRVAQRLAAAGVETRITSRTSGTIFDWNDRDTWRAAVTGVDGAYVTYAPDLAVPESSADVQEFADIAQRSGVRRIVLLSGRGEPAAQKAEQTLSVSGLAWAVVQASWFAQNFSEGYLLEPIQTRHLALPVGGVGEPFIDVDDLADVAVAALTRADLVGRVLEVTGPRTLTFAEAVDAISVASGRLVSFETIELQQFSEGMKEEGVPDDVVGLLAYLFSEVLDGRNEYATGVVEDVLRRPARDFSVFAAEAARTGVWS; via the coding sequence ATGACTACAACACCTGGCATTCAATCGGCGGTAGTGATCGGTGGTACCGGAAAGACCGGTAAGCGCGTTGCTCAGAGGTTGGCGGCGGCGGGAGTGGAAACCCGAATCACATCCAGAACATCCGGGACGATTTTCGACTGGAATGACCGCGATACGTGGCGAGCGGCGGTGACCGGCGTCGACGGTGCATATGTGACGTACGCACCCGATCTGGCGGTGCCCGAATCGAGTGCCGATGTTCAAGAATTTGCGGACATTGCACAACGTAGTGGTGTTCGCCGGATCGTTCTCCTGTCGGGCCGCGGTGAACCGGCCGCGCAGAAAGCTGAGCAGACTCTTTCCGTGAGCGGCTTGGCTTGGGCAGTGGTGCAGGCAAGTTGGTTCGCTCAGAACTTCAGTGAGGGTTATCTGCTCGAACCGATTCAGACAAGGCATCTGGCACTTCCGGTCGGCGGGGTGGGGGAGCCGTTCATCGATGTCGACGATCTTGCCGATGTAGCGGTAGCCGCGTTGACGCGTGCGGATCTCGTCGGCCGAGTTCTCGAGGTGACAGGCCCGCGGACACTGACGTTCGCTGAGGCTGTGGATGCGATTTCGGTGGCGTCGGGACGCCTGGTGTCTTTCGAAACAATTGAACTGCAACAGTTTTCCGAAGGAATGAAGGAGGAAGGTGTCCCCGATGACGTTGTCGGCCTCCTGGCGTACCTGTTCTCCGAGGTTCTCGACGGACGCAACGAATATGCGACGGGCGTCGTCGAGGACGTGTTGAGAAGGCCGGCTCGGGATTTCAGCGTCTTTGCTGCTGAGGCTGCGCGAACGGGGGTCTGGTCGTGA
- the folP gene encoding dihydropteroate synthase, with protein MGVLNVTADSFSDGGRFLDRDAAVSRGLELQAIGVDIVDIGGESTRPGAIRVDSELEVARVVPVIEELVAAGIRCSVDTMRASVAAAAIEAGAAIVNDVSGGRADSDMAAVVADAGVPWILMHWRSASDYVHGGGADHYDDVVRDVREELMTQVDCALKVGVDPSAIILDPGLGFAKNADHNWALLHALPEFNALGFPVLVGASRKRFLGSLLSDSDGTPRPPAGRETATAVVSALAARDGAWGVRVHDAQASLDAVAVVAAWSRGRERA; from the coding sequence ATGGGAGTTCTCAACGTCACTGCGGATTCGTTTTCGGACGGTGGTCGTTTCCTCGATCGCGATGCGGCTGTTTCACGTGGACTCGAACTTCAAGCTATCGGTGTCGACATTGTCGATATCGGCGGCGAATCGACCAGGCCGGGTGCAATTCGAGTCGATTCGGAACTCGAAGTGGCTCGCGTCGTGCCGGTCATCGAAGAACTTGTAGCCGCCGGGATCCGTTGCAGCGTCGATACGATGCGGGCGTCGGTTGCCGCTGCCGCAATCGAAGCCGGTGCAGCGATTGTCAACGACGTATCCGGTGGTCGCGCTGATTCCGATATGGCAGCAGTGGTCGCTGACGCCGGTGTCCCGTGGATTCTGATGCATTGGCGTTCGGCGAGTGATTACGTGCACGGCGGTGGCGCCGATCATTACGACGACGTCGTTCGAGATGTGCGCGAAGAACTGATGACGCAGGTTGACTGCGCGTTGAAAGTCGGTGTCGATCCGTCCGCGATCATTCTTGATCCGGGTCTGGGTTTCGCGAAGAACGCCGACCACAACTGGGCGTTGCTGCATGCACTGCCCGAGTTCAATGCCTTGGGTTTTCCCGTACTGGTGGGCGCGTCACGTAAACGTTTCCTCGGGTCCCTGCTCAGCGATTCCGATGGAACCCCGAGGCCACCGGCAGGTCGCGAAACCGCGACGGCTGTTGTTTCAGCACTTGCTGCGCGCGACGGCGCGTGGGGCGTTCGTGTGCACGACGCGCAGGCGTCGCTCGATGCCGTTGCGGTTGTCGCAGCCTGGTCCCGCGGACGAGAAAGGGCCTGA